The following proteins come from a genomic window of Candidatus Methylomirabilota bacterium:
- a CDS encoding LLM class flavin-dependent oxidoreductase, whose product MKIGVYATGSGTSNHTDLLKQIEYADETGFNSAWLRERHFHPDHQGRNFFTSPLVAASYVAARTKHIRIGIASRILPLDHPIHIAEDGATVDVISNGRLDLGIARVGENELYELTFGVTTEEARGRFEECVEILIKAWTLPQFSYDGTYYSIPDVSVYPKPVQKPHPPIYLVGISGETFKFGAKRGFPLILAGAQPVSIVKRTQEEYYRLLSDHGFPAREIELPVNRFLYVAESNQQAIDETRDALNAFIHRGATAIRDYLFRAQEEITPEWLYEEVCIFGDPDTCIKKINALKQELDLRHIICTFNYYTIDHERCQKSMERFVKYVMPHIR is encoded by the coding sequence ATGAAGATTGGTGTCTACGCAACGGGATCCGGGACGTCGAATCACACGGATCTCTTGAAGCAGATTGAGTACGCGGACGAGACGGGTTTCAATTCCGCCTGGCTCCGGGAGCGGCACTTTCATCCTGATCACCAGGGGCGGAACTTCTTTACTTCACCGCTCGTGGCTGCCTCATATGTCGCCGCCCGCACCAAGCATATCCGGATCGGCATCGCCTCGCGGATCCTTCCCCTGGACCACCCCATCCACATTGCGGAGGACGGTGCGACTGTCGATGTGATCAGCAATGGGCGGTTGGATCTGGGGATCGCCCGGGTGGGTGAAAACGAGCTCTACGAGCTCACCTTCGGGGTGACGACGGAAGAGGCGCGAGGCCGGTTCGAGGAGTGCGTGGAGATCCTCATCAAGGCCTGGACTTTGCCGCAGTTCTCGTACGACGGCACATATTACAGCATTCCCGACGTTTCGGTATATCCCAAGCCGGTGCAGAAACCGCATCCCCCGATCTACCTCGTCGGCATCAGCGGCGAAACCTTCAAATTTGGGGCGAAGCGCGGCTTTCCCCTCATCCTGGCGGGCGCGCAGCCGGTCTCGATCGTGAAGCGGACCCAAGAGGAGTATTACAGGCTCCTCTCGGATCACGGGTTTCCCGCGCGCGAGATCGAGCTTCCGGTGAATCGGTTTCTGTACGTCGCCGAGTCGAACCAGCAGGCGATCGATGAAACCCGGGACGCTCTGAACGCCTTTATCCATCGGGGTGCAACGGCCATCCGGGACTATCTGTTCCGTGCGCAGGAGGAGATCACGCCCGAGTGGCTCTATGAGGAGGTCTGCATCTTTGGCGATCCGGACACCTGCATCAAGAAGATCAATGCGCTCAAGCAAGAGCTCGATCTCCGGCATATCATTTGTACCTTCAACTATTACACGATCGATCACGAACGGTGCCAGAAGTCGATGGAACGTTTTGTGAAGTACGTTATGCCCCACATTAGATAA
- a CDS encoding sigma-54 dependent transcriptional regulator — translation MGYFTVLIVDDERTLARSIKLFLRDQGYEAEVAEDGEAALKLLPEIRPDLVFLDVRLPKVSGIELFKKIREFDSRICVVLMTAYGSIEGAVEAMKLGAFDYLKKPIDLDELKILIERAHGDLRLRQEVSYYREREVRSASFEGLIGKCEPMHQVFRQLEQIASLEGAPTILITGETGTGKGLVARAIHVNSLRSSGPFIDIDCTALPPTLVESELFGHEKGAFTDARESKMGLFEAAEDGTLFLDEVGDLELSLQGKLLRTIEERKIRRIGSVKDRTVDVRIMAATNKDLEAELLSGAFRKELYYRLAVLTIHLPPLRDRGEDILLLARYFLEKFSTRYTKPSATLSEAAAVALSQYTWPGNVRELRHVMERAIIGSTGEAIQLKDLSISASPARKAVPLADEADVAAQFPAEGVSLPQWEKRLIERALRSTGGNSSQAARVLGITRDTLRSRMRKYKIRKPS, via the coding sequence ATGGGATACTTCACCGTGCTCATCGTTGACGACGAAAGGACCCTGGCCAGATCGATCAAGCTCTTTCTGCGTGACCAGGGGTACGAGGCCGAGGTGGCCGAGGATGGGGAAGCCGCCCTGAAGCTGCTCCCGGAGATCCGTCCCGACCTGGTCTTCTTGGACGTCCGGCTCCCCAAAGTGAGTGGCATCGAGCTGTTTAAAAAGATCCGGGAATTCGATTCACGCATCTGCGTCGTCTTGATGACCGCGTATGGCTCCATCGAAGGGGCTGTCGAGGCCATGAAACTTGGTGCGTTTGACTACTTGAAGAAGCCGATCGACTTGGACGAGCTCAAGATTCTGATAGAACGGGCCCACGGAGACCTCCGCCTCAGACAAGAAGTATCGTACTACCGCGAGCGAGAGGTGCGGAGTGCATCGTTCGAAGGCCTGATAGGAAAGTGTGAACCGATGCACCAGGTATTTCGACAACTGGAGCAAATTGCTTCGCTGGAGGGGGCTCCGACCATCCTCATCACCGGGGAGACGGGAACGGGGAAGGGGTTGGTGGCCAGGGCCATTCATGTCAACAGCCTCCGCTCTTCCGGGCCCTTCATCGATATCGACTGCACGGCGTTGCCGCCGACCCTGGTCGAGAGCGAGCTATTTGGTCATGAAAAGGGGGCGTTTACCGACGCGCGTGAGTCAAAGATGGGCCTCTTCGAGGCGGCCGAAGATGGAACCCTCTTCCTCGATGAAGTCGGCGATCTGGAGCTCTCCCTGCAGGGGAAGCTCCTCAGGACGATCGAGGAGCGAAAAATCCGGCGGATCGGGAGTGTGAAGGATCGAACGGTCGATGTGCGGATCATGGCGGCGACCAACAAGGACCTGGAAGCGGAATTGCTGAGTGGCGCCTTCCGCAAGGAGCTTTACTACCGCCTAGCCGTCTTGACGATCCACCTCCCCCCCTTACGAGACCGAGGGGAGGACATCCTGTTGCTGGCGAGGTACTTCCTCGAGAAATTCAGCACGAGGTACACCAAGCCGAGCGCCACCCTGAGTGAGGCAGCGGCGGTAGCCCTTTCCCAGTACACGTGGCCCGGGAATGTGCGGGAACTGAGGCATGTCATGGAGCGGGCCATCATTGGGAGCACAGGAGAGGCTATCCAGCTCAAGGACCTTTCGATCAGTGCTTCGCCGGCGAGGAAAGCAGTCCCCCTGGCCGATGAAGCAGATGTCGCCGCCCAATTCCCCGCTGAAGGAGTAAGCTTGCCCCAGTGGGAAAAGCGATTGATTGAAAGAGCCCTTCGATCTACCGGCGGAAATTCTAGTCAAGCAGCCCGCGTTCTTGGTATTACCAGGGATACCCTCCGCTCCCGGATGAGGAAGTACAAGATCCGAAAGCCCTCCTAG